From Panthera uncia isolate 11264 unplaced genomic scaffold, Puncia_PCG_1.0 HiC_scaffold_2163, whole genome shotgun sequence, the proteins below share one genomic window:
- the LOC125917661 gene encoding leukocyte immunoglobulin-like receptor subfamily B member 3, translating to MSPVTSAQGGTYRCYGSYSNFPYLLSHPSDPLELQVSGSSGEPGPPATDPSSTAGPNRYLYVLIGAAGAFVLLLCLLVVLLVRRQCQGKGRKPGAADPEPQDRGLQDSSGPAAATQEETLYAAVQDAQPEEGVELDQRQDAEDGDPQGTTYAQVSHSRSRLSRGPATSPSPLWGGLPDTEDKQAEEDRQMDSQVGPLFSRLPGSPHANHTPPLSLRPLQAAASDAPPDVTYAQLNRLTLRRETSAPHSSQAGEPPAEPSVYAALAIR from the exons ATGAGTCCTGTGACCTCAGCCCAGGGGGGGACCTACAGGTGCTACGGCTCATACAGCAACTTCCCCTACCTGTTGTCACACCCCAGTGACCCCCTGGAGCTCCAGGTCTCAG GATCCTCTGGAGAGCCCGGCCCCCCAGCCACAGATCCCAGCTCAACAGCTG GTCCCAACCGGTACCTGTACGTCCTCATCGGGGCCGCGGGGGCCTTCGTCCTGCTGCTCTGCCTCCTCGTCGTCCTCCTCGTCCGTCGCCAGTGTCAGGGCAAAGGCAGGAAGCCGG GGGCTGCAGACCCAGAGCCCCAGGACAGAGGCCTGCAGGACAG CTCCGGGCCAGCTGCCGCCACCCAGGAGGAGACCCTCT ATGCCGCCGTGCAAGACGCACAGCCTGAGGAAGGGGTGGAGCTGGACCAGCGG CAGGACGCGGAGGATGGAGACCCCCAAGGAACGACGTATGCCCAGGTGAGCCACTCAAGATCAAGACTCAGTCGGGGACCGGCCACTTCTCCTTCCCCCCTGTGGGGGGGATTGCCGGACACAGAAGACAAACAAGCAGAGGAAGACAGGCAGATGGACAGTCAGGTGGGTCCTCTCTtctccaggctcccaggctccccccacgctaaccacacacctcccctctccctccgcccACTGCAGGCTGCCGCATCTGACGCCCCCCCAGATGTGACCTACGCCCAGCTGAACCGCTTGACGCTCAGACGGGAGACGAGTGCACCCCATTCCTCCCAAGCCGGGGAGCCTCCAGCAGAGCCCAGCGTGTATGCTGCTCTGGCCATCCGCTAG